A single window of Thalassoroseus pseudoceratinae DNA harbors:
- a CDS encoding class II aldolase/adducin family protein has protein sequence MPTSLLHPRDEIMQTMERIYRYRMTTTSGGNLSIRDGEDVWITPARIDKGSLRRDDIVCVAKSGDVTGPHRPSSEFPFHQAIYERRPDFGGIVHAHPVALVAFSIAGQIPQTRLFPQARHVCGNVGFAPYALPGSQKLAENIADAFEDSVNAVVLENHGVVVGGRTLSDAYQRFETLEFLAKILIKAGHIGDVNSLTDSQFLAFQNRQVDVAQTVQDSSSSPEMSSNEKELRRQLKQFVRRGCRQRLLISTEGSFSARLGEDSFLITPSQQDREQLDLGDFVRVDGDECEAGKTPSRASRAHQAIYRRYPKVESIVFAHPVNATAFSVTQSNLDARTIPESYLFLRDVRRIPFGLPYQDTNALADQISVDQPVALLENDGVLVIGTSVLDAFDRLEVLEATAEALINTRPLGPVTSMSEEVIQELRDAFLSK, from the coding sequence ATGCCAACTTCGCTGCTTCACCCTCGCGATGAAATCATGCAAACGATGGAGCGAATCTATCGCTATCGGATGACAACTACTTCGGGGGGCAACCTCTCCATCCGGGACGGTGAGGACGTTTGGATCACCCCGGCTCGGATCGACAAAGGTAGTCTCCGCCGCGATGACATTGTCTGTGTTGCGAAGTCTGGTGACGTTACCGGGCCACACCGCCCGTCCTCGGAGTTTCCGTTCCATCAAGCCATCTACGAGCGGCGTCCCGATTTCGGCGGCATTGTGCATGCTCACCCTGTAGCATTGGTTGCGTTCAGCATTGCCGGGCAGATTCCGCAAACCAGACTGTTTCCCCAAGCTCGGCATGTTTGCGGAAACGTCGGGTTTGCGCCGTACGCATTGCCGGGCAGTCAGAAACTCGCAGAGAACATCGCCGATGCCTTTGAAGATTCCGTTAACGCGGTGGTCTTGGAAAATCACGGGGTCGTCGTCGGCGGTCGTACGCTGTCCGATGCATATCAACGCTTCGAAACCCTAGAGTTCCTTGCCAAGATCCTCATCAAAGCCGGTCACATCGGAGACGTGAACTCCCTGACCGATTCACAATTCTTGGCGTTCCAGAATCGACAAGTCGATGTGGCACAGACCGTGCAAGACAGCAGTTCCTCGCCGGAGATGTCCAGCAACGAAAAGGAGTTGCGACGACAGTTGAAGCAATTTGTTAGACGTGGATGTCGTCAGCGTCTCCTCATTAGCACCGAAGGCAGTTTTTCGGCGAGACTCGGTGAGGACTCGTTCCTGATCACCCCGTCTCAACAAGACCGGGAGCAGCTGGATTTAGGCGACTTCGTGCGAGTTGACGGTGATGAATGCGAAGCCGGGAAGACACCGAGTCGGGCGAGTCGAGCTCATCAGGCGATCTATCGACGGTATCCCAAGGTGGAATCGATCGTGTTTGCCCACCCCGTCAACGCCACAGCGTTTAGCGTCACGCAAAGCAACTTGGATGCTCGCACGATCCCCGAGAGCTATCTCTTTCTTCGAGACGTCCGACGAATCCCGTTTGGGCTGCCGTATCAGGATACCAACGCACTCGCGGATCAAATTTCGGTGGATCAACCAGTGGCCCTGTTAGAGAACGATGGGGTCTTGGTCATCGGGACCAGCGTGCTGGATGCGTTTGACCGGTTGGAAGTTCTGGAAGCTACCGCTGAGGCACTGATCAACACTCGTCCGCTAGGGCCGGTAACGTCGATGTCCGAGGAGGTGATTCAAGAACTCCGTGATGCATTCTTGTCAAAGTAG
- a CDS encoding SpoIIAA family protein, protein MSCKITEVDSGKIVEIEISGKLTSEAYGMFVPLMEQKIQQFGKVRMLVVLHDFHGWELSALWEDIKFDAKHFSDIERLALVGESKWEKGMSVFCKPFTTAKIKYFDQGELAEARQWIQSED, encoded by the coding sequence ATGTCGTGCAAGATCACCGAAGTTGACAGTGGCAAGATTGTTGAAATCGAAATCTCAGGCAAACTCACTTCGGAAGCCTACGGGATGTTCGTTCCGCTGATGGAACAAAAAATTCAGCAGTTCGGCAAAGTGCGGATGCTCGTTGTGCTGCATGATTTCCACGGCTGGGAACTCAGTGCGTTATGGGAAGACATCAAATTCGATGCCAAGCATTTCAGCGACATCGAGCGTTTGGCACTTGTCGGCGAGAGCAAATGGGAAAAAGGAATGTCTGTGTTCTGCAAGCCGTTTACAACAGCCAAGATCAAGTACTTTGATCAGGGCGAACTTGCCGAAGCTCGCCAGTGGATTCAGTCCGAGGATTGA
- a CDS encoding sulfatase-like hydrolase/transferase, with product MWKSTFWLVLAVLFSLPCRSVSAIDRGPEHPNVILVFIDDMGWTDLSCFDGQGPRTQHIDQLASEGIRFTQFYVNSPICSPSRVAISTGQYPQRWRITSYLNNRRSNRERGMAQWLDVKAPMLARELQRAGYATGHFGKWHMGGQRDVDNAPPITAYGFDQSLTNFEGMGAKLLPLTMQPGWEKPGRIWQKAVRLGEPVTWMQRSEITGGFVEAALKFIDQAQADKKPFYVNVWPDDVHAPFFPPLEKWKDGRRALYHGVLDALDEQLAALFNRIRNDEELRRQTLIVLCSDNGHDVGAGSSDPLRGGKTWLYEGGIRSPLITWGPGLLAKEKTGTVNEESVFCALDLNRSLYDICHVNVPKNAKLDGENLAETLLGHSKQSRQSPIFWRRPPDRPGFGHGYDEDNPDLAVRDGQWKFTVNYDGSSPQLYDLSEDAAETNNLVDANPKVADRLHKAIREWNSELPRDAGDQSSD from the coding sequence ATGTGGAAATCAACCTTCTGGCTTGTCCTTGCGGTCTTGTTTTCTCTCCCATGCCGATCCGTCTCCGCAATAGACCGTGGCCCCGAACACCCGAATGTGATCTTGGTGTTTATCGACGACATGGGCTGGACGGACTTGTCCTGCTTCGATGGCCAAGGCCCGCGGACTCAGCATATTGACCAACTCGCGTCTGAAGGAATTCGCTTCACGCAGTTTTATGTCAACTCGCCGATTTGCTCTCCGTCACGCGTCGCAATTTCCACGGGACAATACCCGCAACGTTGGCGGATTACGTCGTACTTGAACAATCGACGAAGCAATCGGGAACGTGGGATGGCTCAATGGCTGGATGTCAAAGCCCCCATGCTAGCCCGTGAACTTCAGCGAGCGGGTTATGCAACCGGGCATTTTGGCAAATGGCATATGGGTGGGCAACGAGATGTCGACAACGCACCGCCGATCACCGCGTATGGATTCGATCAAAGCCTGACAAATTTTGAAGGCATGGGAGCCAAGCTTCTCCCACTGACGATGCAACCTGGCTGGGAAAAACCGGGCCGAATTTGGCAAAAGGCTGTGCGATTGGGCGAACCGGTCACGTGGATGCAACGCTCTGAAATCACTGGCGGATTTGTCGAAGCGGCGTTGAAGTTCATCGATCAAGCACAGGCCGACAAGAAGCCATTCTATGTGAATGTTTGGCCGGACGATGTGCACGCCCCGTTCTTTCCACCGCTCGAAAAATGGAAGGATGGTCGTCGAGCACTCTATCACGGTGTGCTAGATGCGTTGGACGAACAACTCGCGGCGTTGTTCAACCGAATTCGTAATGACGAAGAACTTCGCCGTCAGACTTTGATCGTCCTCTGTTCGGACAACGGTCATGATGTCGGTGCCGGTTCGTCCGACCCATTGCGTGGCGGGAAGACTTGGCTGTACGAAGGCGGAATCCGTTCGCCACTCATTACGTGGGGACCAGGATTGCTCGCGAAAGAAAAGACCGGCACGGTCAACGAGGAATCCGTGTTCTGCGCACTCGACCTCAACCGATCCCTTTACGACATCTGTCATGTCAACGTGCCAAAGAACGCAAAACTCGATGGCGAAAATCTCGCGGAGACGCTGCTCGGGCATTCAAAGCAGAGTCGACAATCGCCGATCTTCTGGCGACGTCCACCAGACCGCCCGGGTTTTGGTCATGGATACGATGAGGACAACCCAGACTTAGCCGTGCGTGACGGTCAGTGGAAATTCACGGTCAACTACGACGGCAGCAGTCCACAACTTTATGACTTGTCGGAAGACGCTGCCGAAACCAATAACCTAGTCGACGCGAACCCGAAAGTTGCGGATCGCCTTCACAAAGCGATCCGCGAATGGAATTCAGAATTGCCACGGGATGCCGGCGATCAATCCTCGGACTGA
- a CDS encoding DUF1559 family PulG-like putative transporter, with protein sequence MKRSNVTKPQRRGFTLIELLVVISIIAILIALLLPAIQSAREAARSTQCRSNLKQIGIALYAFSDKDPQKRLCSGAYDSKRDGCWDTYGWVADMVSVNAGNPNEIRCPSNELKGMEKLNDLLGGSTNNGQGSFYDRQDKGICGALAAGNLTYEGVTYDSAAEMVGETVRKGYNSNYVSGWHMVRSEPRLASANTLGMTDSAGKQGRWVDTNIVASGPDARTDGSDLKSILNTKGPLTQNQISQADVPGSSIGMLADGAPGDIGEAILKETLLNLDGSITDAGLTAGARLAESFNDGPAYWNGSSIKLVKGAGGAAPHLVLVDKFLPLTFPTVGTVVGSSNYPESEYANPVTVGGTTPTGDDTATFDDRVILQDLRDWFGVHRGGANVLMADGSVKQIADLNGDGFFNPGFPAENGSNQTDGYTDGTCEVNAFEVYTGTFLNTDTFVKGNFE encoded by the coding sequence ATGAAACGCTCGAATGTGACAAAGCCGCAACGTCGCGGTTTCACCCTGATTGAACTTCTTGTTGTGATCTCGATCATCGCGATTCTGATCGCCTTGTTATTGCCAGCCATTCAATCCGCTCGGGAAGCTGCTCGCTCGACACAGTGCCGCAGCAATCTCAAGCAAATCGGAATTGCCTTGTACGCATTCTCCGATAAAGACCCGCAAAAACGACTTTGCTCCGGTGCCTACGACTCCAAACGTGACGGTTGTTGGGACACCTACGGCTGGGTTGCCGACATGGTCAGCGTCAATGCCGGAAATCCCAACGAAATCCGTTGCCCATCGAACGAACTCAAGGGCATGGAAAAACTGAACGACCTCCTCGGCGGTAGCACGAACAACGGCCAAGGCTCGTTCTACGATCGTCAAGACAAAGGGATCTGTGGTGCTCTCGCCGCGGGCAACCTCACCTACGAAGGCGTCACCTACGATTCCGCAGCCGAGATGGTCGGTGAGACGGTCCGAAAAGGCTACAACTCCAACTACGTTTCCGGTTGGCACATGGTGCGTAGCGAACCACGATTGGCTAGCGCCAATACACTTGGCATGACCGACTCTGCCGGTAAACAAGGCCGTTGGGTCGACACCAACATTGTCGCCAGCGGACCAGATGCCCGGACCGACGGTAGCGACCTGAAAAGCATTCTGAACACCAAAGGCCCGCTGACACAAAACCAAATCAGCCAAGCTGACGTTCCTGGAAGCTCAATCGGAATGTTGGCCGACGGGGCACCTGGAGACATCGGCGAAGCTATCCTCAAAGAAACGCTGCTGAACCTCGACGGTTCCATCACGGATGCAGGTTTGACCGCTGGTGCACGATTGGCTGAGTCTTTCAATGACGGTCCTGCATACTGGAACGGCAGCTCCATCAAATTGGTCAAAGGTGCTGGTGGAGCCGCTCCTCATCTCGTGCTGGTCGACAAGTTCTTGCCACTAACTTTCCCGACAGTTGGAACCGTGGTTGGCTCCTCGAACTATCCAGAGAGCGAATACGCAAATCCGGTCACGGTCGGCGGGACGACCCCAACCGGTGACGATACGGCGACCTTCGATGACAGAGTCATTCTGCAAGACCTCCGCGACTGGTTCGGCGTTCACCGTGGTGGTGCGAACGTCCTGATGGCTGACGGTTCGGTCAAGCAAATTGCCGACCTCAACGGCGACGGATTCTTCAACCCAGGTTTCCCAGCAGAAAACGGTTCAAACCAAACCGATGGTTACACCGACGGCACCTGCGAAGTTAACGCGTTTGAAGTCTACACCGGAACGTTCTTGAACACCGATACCTTCGTCAAAGGCAACTTCGAATAA
- a CDS encoding FAD-dependent oxidoreductase — protein MLQRDLVIFGGGVAGLWLLDDAIRAGYSAILIEASALGTGQTVASQGIIHGGLKYTLQGLLTGSAAAIREMPQIWRDCLSGKRQPDLSETPVRSDSCYLWRTDSVSSRLGMIGAKFGLRVAPQNLDHQDRPEALDGVPGTVARLEEQVISPAGLIKNLASKHQDSIIQVDADRTEFELARNGQVQSIRFVHPNTEETLTVAPTQIIFTAGAGNATLRRQAGLNSQTMQRRPLHMVLARGPLPRLNGHCVDGAKTRVTITSDMDSENRTVWQIGGQLSETGVTQSARELIASAQAELSVVLPKIDFSNVEWATYRVDRAEGRTSNGGRPETYQVDETGNILTAWPTKLVLAPQLATEILDRLQPPSGQPSEAVSDQWPRPQVAKCPWELATWSTLSSSSHREAA, from the coding sequence ATGTTGCAGCGTGATCTGGTGATCTTCGGTGGTGGTGTTGCAGGCTTGTGGTTGTTGGACGATGCCATCCGTGCTGGGTATTCGGCGATACTTATTGAAGCATCTGCGTTGGGAACTGGTCAGACGGTCGCGTCCCAGGGAATCATCCACGGCGGACTCAAATACACGTTGCAAGGATTGCTCACCGGTTCGGCGGCGGCCATCCGTGAGATGCCCCAAATCTGGCGGGATTGTCTCAGCGGAAAGCGTCAGCCGGATCTCTCCGAAACTCCCGTTCGGAGTGACAGTTGCTATCTATGGCGAACCGATTCCGTCTCGTCACGTCTCGGGATGATCGGAGCAAAATTCGGATTGCGAGTGGCTCCGCAAAACTTGGATCACCAAGACCGTCCGGAAGCCTTAGACGGTGTGCCGGGCACTGTAGCCCGTTTGGAAGAACAAGTCATTTCGCCCGCCGGTCTGATCAAGAACTTGGCTTCAAAGCATCAGGATTCGATCATTCAAGTCGATGCTGATCGAACTGAGTTTGAACTTGCGCGGAATGGGCAAGTTCAGTCAATCCGCTTCGTTCACCCGAATACGGAAGAAACGTTGACGGTAGCTCCAACGCAAATCATCTTCACCGCTGGGGCTGGAAATGCCACGCTCCGCCGACAAGCTGGATTGAATTCGCAAACCATGCAACGTCGACCACTGCATATGGTGCTTGCACGGGGTCCGCTGCCGAGACTAAATGGTCATTGCGTGGACGGTGCGAAGACACGCGTGACGATCACTAGCGATATGGATTCTGAAAATCGAACCGTTTGGCAAATTGGCGGACAACTTTCGGAAACCGGGGTCACACAATCGGCTCGCGAATTGATTGCGAGTGCGCAGGCTGAACTATCCGTAGTTCTTCCGAAGATTGATTTCTCGAATGTGGAGTGGGCCACGTATCGCGTTGATCGTGCTGAAGGACGCACTTCGAACGGTGGTCGTCCGGAAACTTACCAAGTCGACGAAACCGGCAACATATTGACGGCGTGGCCGACGAAACTCGTCCTCGCTCCCCAACTGGCGACGGAAATTCTTGACCGCCTGCAACCACCATCCGGTCAACCATCAGAGGCGGTTAGCGATCAATGGCCACGCCCTCAGGTTGCTAAGTGCCCGTGGGAACTAGCAACTTGGAGCACACTCTCTTCGAGTTCTCATCGAGAAGCCGCCTAG
- a CDS encoding HlyD family efflux transporter periplasmic adaptor subunit has protein sequence MPETTTRQNTPVPPRPDTPPKPTPRPSDPRVAVQIVSEIEQLATSEIAEDQFFGQWLEKTSRQTGAVASAVWMLDAGERIGLLSEQNLDKIGMGGNRAVVQQNLFLLGAVLKSGEPVIHVPGETGAIELPSEHVLLLVPLRLGDRVVGVAEHFLPTDSPELYRLEHLQFLEEAAAYAGRYLSWRDETTSPDRQLGFWSEFERTIGGLHRSLDPQEVALTAANDGRKLLNCDRVSIAVKRGVRTEIIAVSGQARVKRRSNLIRAMRQLARPILRAGQPITYVGHTDGLPPSLLKPLTNFVKESRSRMVRMVPLLEPSPLMESERQKDKRRYRSQKCFGVLIVERTTEGWLTPPKLKQTELLADHLGTALHNARTHHQIFLLSFWKFLGRIWQGFHGRIVWQTLLAICLLAGVACGLAFIPADYRVEGTGQLMPSVRQEIFAPWDGEVTELAITGGDHVNKGDVLLKLHNDELNTQQLDTRGRLAEKQQLLKTLEAGIASASRESKREEEIRLRGRYAQTAIEIRSLSQQLIELESQIEKLTVRAPIDGTVSTFQVEQLLQSRPVRRGERLLEVMNEDGPWRLELKLPERRLGHLLEASTQSSSHELPVDFVLATDPERRFSGSLGEIATRTSVSATEGSVIDVHVDVDAAQIDQRRIGAEVRGKIHCGQKSLFYVLFGDVVEFAQSHLW, from the coding sequence ATGCCCGAGACAACCACACGCCAAAATACCCCTGTCCCACCACGACCGGACACGCCACCAAAACCGACGCCCCGACCATCAGATCCGCGGGTTGCGGTTCAAATCGTCAGCGAAATTGAACAATTGGCGACGTCCGAAATCGCCGAAGATCAGTTCTTCGGTCAATGGCTGGAAAAAACCTCTCGACAAACAGGTGCGGTAGCGTCGGCCGTTTGGATGCTCGACGCCGGTGAGCGAATCGGTTTGTTGAGTGAGCAGAACCTCGACAAAATCGGGATGGGCGGCAACCGTGCGGTGGTGCAACAGAACTTGTTCCTGCTGGGTGCGGTTCTGAAGTCTGGCGAACCGGTGATTCACGTTCCTGGGGAAACGGGAGCCATCGAACTCCCGAGCGAACACGTGTTGTTGTTGGTGCCGTTGCGGTTGGGTGATCGTGTCGTGGGAGTCGCGGAACACTTCCTGCCGACCGACTCGCCGGAACTGTACCGACTCGAACATTTGCAATTCTTGGAAGAAGCAGCCGCGTATGCGGGTCGGTATTTGTCGTGGCGTGACGAAACGACTTCGCCGGATCGACAACTCGGGTTTTGGTCCGAATTCGAACGCACGATTGGGGGATTGCATCGCAGTCTCGATCCACAGGAAGTCGCGTTAACGGCTGCAAACGATGGACGCAAATTGCTGAATTGCGATCGCGTGAGTATTGCGGTCAAACGGGGTGTCCGTACAGAGATCATTGCGGTCAGTGGCCAAGCCCGCGTAAAACGTCGTTCCAATTTGATCCGGGCCATGCGACAGTTGGCTCGTCCGATTTTGCGTGCCGGCCAACCCATCACGTACGTTGGTCACACCGACGGGCTGCCTCCGTCACTTCTGAAACCATTGACAAACTTCGTCAAGGAAAGCCGATCCCGCATGGTCCGAATGGTGCCGCTCTTGGAGCCGTCACCACTCATGGAATCAGAACGCCAAAAGGACAAGCGTCGTTACCGGTCGCAAAAGTGCTTCGGCGTACTCATCGTCGAACGGACCACCGAAGGCTGGCTGACACCACCGAAGCTAAAACAAACCGAATTGCTCGCCGACCACCTCGGAACCGCATTACACAACGCCCGAACACACCACCAGATTTTTCTGCTGTCGTTCTGGAAATTCCTGGGGCGAATTTGGCAAGGCTTTCACGGGCGGATCGTATGGCAAACGCTGTTGGCGATTTGTCTGCTCGCCGGCGTCGCCTGTGGGTTGGCATTCATTCCGGCGGATTACCGAGTGGAAGGCACCGGGCAATTGATGCCCTCAGTGCGGCAGGAGATTTTCGCTCCCTGGGATGGTGAGGTCACGGAACTGGCCATCACAGGAGGAGACCACGTCAACAAGGGCGATGTTCTGCTGAAACTCCACAACGACGAACTCAACACCCAGCAACTTGATACCCGCGGAAGACTCGCCGAGAAACAACAACTTCTCAAGACTTTGGAAGCCGGGATTGCCTCCGCCAGTCGCGAATCCAAACGCGAAGAAGAAATTCGTTTGCGTGGGCGTTATGCCCAAACCGCCATCGAAATTCGCAGCCTTAGCCAACAACTGATCGAACTCGAATCGCAAATTGAAAAGCTCACAGTCCGGGCTCCGATCGATGGAACGGTTTCCACATTCCAAGTCGAGCAGCTTCTACAAAGTCGTCCCGTCCGACGTGGCGAGCGTTTGCTGGAAGTCATGAACGAAGATGGTCCTTGGCGTCTGGAACTCAAGTTGCCGGAACGTCGTTTGGGTCATCTTCTCGAAGCCTCGACGCAGTCGAGTTCGCATGAGTTGCCAGTCGATTTCGTGTTGGCGACCGATCCGGAGCGTCGGTTCTCGGGGAGCCTCGGTGAAATCGCGACCCGCACAAGCGTCTCCGCAACCGAGGGCAGTGTGATCGATGTGCATGTGGACGTGGACGCCGCTCAAATCGACCAACGCCGAATCGGAGCCGAAGTCCGCGGAAAGATTCACTGTGGTCAAAAGAGTCTCTTCTACGTGCTATTTGGTGACGTGGTTGAATTTGCTCAAAGTCATCTTTGGTAA
- a CDS encoding tetratricopeptide repeat protein gives MRSRIGLICLTILMVFVVAVGPVSAQTANVQMYQSRNFRMYTDLAAADARDLLSRLETMLGLISAYWGQPNKQVIEMYVAEDITRWPAQVLAQMDPDGIQQIRSGAGVTASVSRISAISRQTKSKVYAVADHGTPQHEAVHAYCHQTFGTSGPLWYSEGMAEMGQYWKKDDASVNCSEIVLRYLKQSEPKSLNEIVNPQTEFTGDSWQNYAWRWALCHLLANNTNYAARFRPLGLGLLMKKNVSFEQVYGSMSDEIVFEYLEMLKSMETGYRADLCSWDWTAKFVSPTRSRTLRSEIEAGRGWQATKARLTKDTEYNYSAGGFWKTSKEGVPVSAAGDEDNRGRLIGVLFDDYKLSEPFELDTYGTFTAEADGQLFVRCQDEWGQLADNSGEIDFLIKENDSTRPLPRPDQRTSQTMLADADESETKSSTSTPKNTETDDALRKAKSKLRFGKLLMQNNAAKARRYLEEAIELAPSSDTAKAAKNLLNEL, from the coding sequence ATGCGTTCGCGAATTGGATTGATTTGCTTGACGATTCTGATGGTGTTTGTTGTCGCAGTCGGACCAGTGTCGGCTCAGACAGCCAACGTGCAGATGTATCAGTCGCGGAACTTCCGCATGTACACCGACCTCGCGGCTGCGGATGCCCGCGATTTGCTCTCCCGGTTGGAAACGATGCTCGGGCTGATTTCCGCGTACTGGGGCCAACCGAATAAACAAGTCATCGAAATGTACGTGGCCGAGGACATTACCCGTTGGCCGGCTCAAGTTCTCGCTCAAATGGACCCGGACGGCATCCAACAGATCCGAAGTGGGGCCGGTGTCACGGCGAGTGTCTCCCGGATTTCCGCAATCTCCCGGCAGACGAAATCAAAGGTGTACGCGGTCGCGGACCACGGAACACCGCAGCATGAAGCGGTGCATGCGTACTGTCACCAGACCTTTGGCACATCGGGACCGTTGTGGTACTCCGAAGGCATGGCCGAGATGGGGCAATACTGGAAAAAAGACGATGCCAGCGTGAATTGCAGCGAAATTGTGCTGCGATATCTCAAGCAGAGCGAACCGAAAAGCCTGAACGAGATCGTCAACCCACAGACGGAATTCACAGGCGACTCTTGGCAGAACTATGCGTGGCGGTGGGCGTTATGTCATTTGTTGGCTAACAACACGAACTACGCTGCACGTTTTCGGCCGCTCGGGCTGGGCTTACTGATGAAAAAGAACGTCAGCTTCGAGCAAGTCTATGGTTCGATGTCGGATGAAATCGTGTTCGAGTATCTTGAGATGCTCAAGTCGATGGAAACCGGCTACCGTGCGGACCTTTGCAGTTGGGATTGGACCGCGAAATTCGTGTCACCGACGCGAAGTCGGACGCTGCGGTCGGAAATCGAAGCCGGTCGTGGTTGGCAAGCCACCAAGGCACGGCTGACCAAGGATACCGAATACAACTACTCCGCGGGTGGCTTCTGGAAAACCTCGAAAGAGGGCGTGCCCGTTTCCGCCGCGGGTGACGAGGACAATCGCGGACGGTTGATCGGTGTTTTATTCGATGACTACAAATTGAGTGAACCATTCGAGCTCGACACTTACGGAACATTCACCGCCGAAGCGGACGGTCAATTGTTTGTTCGATGCCAAGATGAGTGGGGGCAACTCGCTGACAATTCGGGGGAAATCGATTTTCTCATCAAAGAAAACGATTCCACCCGTCCCCTCCCCCGACCAGATCAACGCACGTCACAAACCATGCTCGCGGATGCGGACGAGTCGGAAACAAAATCCTCGACCTCAACCCCAAAAAACACCGAAACCGACGACGCACTTCGGAAGGCAAAATCGAAACTTCGGTTCGGCAAACTGCTGATGCAGAACAATGCAGCGAAAGCTCGGCGATACCTCGAAGAAGCCATTGAACTGGCTCCCTCATCCGATACCGCCAAGGCTGCGAAAAATTTGCTGAACGAACTTTGA
- a CDS encoding WXG100 family type VII secretion target, whose protein sequence is MSQAIADPEELRHFAQLLKQFNNSLAEQATAVSGHLETLSTTWRDQENRRFAEEFDRNLKSMARFVEVNEQYIPFLLRKAERIEEYLQQR, encoded by the coding sequence ATGTCTCAAGCTATTGCTGATCCCGAGGAGTTGCGCCATTTTGCCCAGCTTCTCAAACAATTCAACAACTCACTTGCCGAGCAGGCAACGGCCGTCTCTGGCCATTTGGAGACGCTGTCCACAACTTGGCGTGACCAGGAAAATCGCCGTTTCGCCGAAGAATTCGACAGAAACCTCAAGAGTATGGCGAGGTTTGTGGAAGTGAACGAACAGTACATTCCGTTCCTGCTTCGTAAAGCCGAGCGCATTGAGGAGTATCTACAACAGCGTTAA